In a single window of the Oryctolagus cuniculus chromosome 9, mOryCun1.1, whole genome shotgun sequence genome:
- the LOC138843205 gene encoding killer cell lectin-like receptor 2 encodes MDPEMSDQEVTYSTLRFPQSSSESQNRLRPDGTRRSGKTVDKEFSVPRHLIAVTLGVLCLLLSVAVAVLVTKILQLIQEKHQQQEILGNLTQMYHVVQNDDYLNKQLLANKSLEYDTLKNKTLLMENALKSLFLKWNGCNAKKDTFPKSVHNPGKVHEDYWSCYGVNCYYFVLQNKSWTGCKQTCQSYSSSLLKIDNEHELTFIRFQIHENSYWIGLPFNEVENKRKGLDDGTSSGMNFRWISLPSMKRKCGLLTSTRVEDEHCSKTHSCIWLSPVWTQELEEEENLLSPELGGQMPSSSCGEWSLHLGEYLLLRLWF; translated from the exons ATGGATCCAG agATGAGCGATCAGGAGGTGACTTATTCAACTTTGAGATTTCCTCAGTCTTCTTCAGAATCGCAGAATAGACTAAGACCTGATGGCACTCGAAGGAGTGGAAAAACCGTTGataaag agTTCTCAGTGCCCAGGCATCTCATTGCAGTGACTCTTGGAGTCCTCTGTTTACTTCTCTCAGTGGCGGTCGCAGTGTTGGTGACAAAGA TTTTACAGCTTATTCAAGAAAAGCATCAACAGCAGGAAATTCTAGGAAACCTCACTCAAATGTACCACGTTGTGCAAAATGATGACTACTTAAATAAGCAACTCTTGGCAAATAAGTCTTTAGAATATGACactctcaaaaataaaacccTTCTAATGGAAAATGCACTGAAGtcactctttttaaaatggaatggATGCAATGCAAAAAAGGATACCTTCCCGAAATCTGTGCACAATCCAG GTAAAGTCCATGAAGACTACTGGTCCTGTTATGGAGTAAACTGCTATTATTTTGTTCTGCAAAATAAAAGCTGGACGGGATGTAAACAAACCTGCCAAAGTTACAGTTCCTCCCTTTTGAAGATTGACAATGAACATGAACTG ACATTTATTCGATTTCAGATTCATGAAAATAGTTATTGGATTGGATTGCCATTTAATGAAgtggaaaacaaaaggaaaggacTTGATGATGGCACATCATCTGGAAT GAATTTTAGATGGATAAGTTTGCCTTCTATGAAACGAAAATGTGGATTATTGACCTCAACAAGAGTAGAAGATGAACATTGCTCTAAAACCCACAGTTGTATCT GGCTCAGTCCAGTGTGGACACAGgaactggaagaggaagaaaatctccTGAGCCCTGAATTAGGAGGACAGATGCCATCTTCTTCCTGTGGGGAGTGGTCGCTTCATCTTGGGGAGTACTTGCTCCTTCGATTATGGTTCTGA